In a single window of the Xylanimonas protaetiae genome:
- the malQ gene encoding 4-alpha-glucanotransferase, translated as MSQTPPPDEIPAELLELAHVHGVRTEFYGFDGGAQQVRASTLVAVLEALGVPATSRNQVQMSLALARDDEWRQALPPTVVVRQGVDATVPVHVNDGSAVQVWVELDGAEPLAARRGQRERRDLTQREVYVEPRMVDGRRTGRATFAVPTDLPLGWHTLHATSDGGEAKTTLVVTPQRLTLAPEVEQKQVWGLLVQLYSVRSRTSWGLGDLADLADIAWLAAHRGGADFVAVNPLAAAEPTVPMTPSPYLPTSRRFLNPVYVRVEDILETAYLSAADRSLVEWAADPVRDLATDPGPIDRDAVWEAKKAALEVVFTAPRRAARQAAYEEFVAEQGKGLRDYATWCAITEHLAGKDWPRELSTPDAPAVVALREQLAERVEFHTWLQWVADEQKAVAQRTAREAGMKIGIMHDLAVGVHPEGADAWANGAYLARGVEVGAPPDMYNQQGQNWSQPPWNPRALAKAGYAPYRDMLRTVLRSAGALRADHILGLFRLWWIPGGSKASAGTYVAYDHEAMVGILCLEAQRAGAVVVGEDLGVFEPWVRDYLADRGILGTSVLWFEQENGGPLPPEKYRHLAMASVGTHDMPPTAGYLAGEHVDLRERLGLLTEPVEVVRRRAREEREVFVRALVERGLVGEDASEREIVEAMHRYLRRAPSALFGVQLVDMVGERRSQNQPGTDQEYPNWKVPLGDANGNPILLEDLFESQRLRSLIAALNADA; from the coding sequence GTGAGCCAGACCCCGCCGCCTGACGAGATCCCCGCCGAGCTGCTCGAGCTCGCGCATGTGCACGGGGTGCGCACCGAGTTCTACGGGTTCGACGGGGGCGCCCAGCAGGTGCGCGCGTCCACGCTCGTCGCGGTGCTGGAGGCCCTGGGCGTCCCGGCGACGTCCCGCAACCAGGTGCAGATGTCCCTCGCGCTCGCCCGCGACGACGAGTGGCGCCAGGCGCTGCCGCCCACCGTCGTCGTGCGCCAGGGCGTGGACGCGACCGTGCCGGTGCACGTGAACGACGGCTCGGCCGTCCAGGTGTGGGTCGAGCTCGACGGCGCGGAGCCGCTCGCGGCCCGTCGCGGGCAGCGCGAGCGCCGCGACCTGACGCAGCGCGAGGTCTACGTCGAGCCGCGCATGGTGGACGGCCGCCGCACGGGCCGCGCCACGTTCGCCGTGCCCACCGACCTGCCGCTGGGCTGGCACACGCTCCACGCGACGTCCGACGGCGGGGAGGCGAAGACGACGCTCGTCGTGACGCCGCAGCGCCTGACGCTCGCGCCCGAGGTCGAGCAGAAGCAGGTCTGGGGCCTGCTCGTGCAGCTCTACTCGGTGCGCTCGCGCACCTCGTGGGGGCTGGGCGACCTCGCCGACCTCGCCGACATCGCCTGGCTGGCCGCGCACCGCGGCGGCGCCGACTTCGTGGCGGTCAACCCGCTCGCCGCGGCGGAGCCGACCGTGCCGATGACGCCGTCGCCGTACCTGCCCACCTCGCGCCGGTTCCTCAACCCGGTCTACGTCCGCGTCGAGGACATCCTCGAGACGGCGTACCTGTCGGCCGCCGACCGCTCGCTGGTCGAGTGGGCCGCCGACCCGGTGCGCGATCTGGCCACCGACCCCGGACCCATCGACCGTGACGCCGTCTGGGAGGCCAAGAAGGCCGCGCTCGAGGTCGTGTTCACCGCGCCCCGCCGCGCTGCCAGGCAGGCCGCGTACGAGGAGTTCGTCGCCGAGCAGGGCAAGGGCCTGCGCGACTACGCCACCTGGTGCGCGATCACCGAGCACCTCGCCGGCAAGGACTGGCCGCGCGAGCTGTCGACGCCCGACGCGCCCGCCGTCGTCGCGCTGCGCGAACAGCTCGCCGAGCGCGTCGAGTTCCACACCTGGCTGCAGTGGGTGGCCGACGAGCAGAAGGCCGTCGCGCAGCGCACCGCGCGCGAGGCCGGCATGAAGATCGGCATCATGCACGACCTCGCCGTCGGCGTGCACCCCGAGGGGGCCGACGCCTGGGCCAACGGCGCCTACCTGGCACGGGGCGTCGAGGTGGGCGCGCCGCCGGACATGTACAACCAGCAGGGGCAGAACTGGTCGCAGCCGCCGTGGAACCCGCGTGCGCTCGCCAAGGCCGGGTACGCCCCGTACCGCGACATGCTGCGCACCGTGCTCCGCTCGGCGGGGGCGCTGCGCGCCGACCACATCCTCGGCCTGTTCCGGTTGTGGTGGATCCCGGGCGGCTCCAAGGCGTCCGCGGGCACGTACGTCGCCTACGACCACGAGGCGATGGTCGGCATCCTGTGCCTCGAGGCGCAGCGTGCCGGCGCCGTCGTCGTCGGCGAGGACCTGGGCGTGTTCGAGCCCTGGGTGCGCGACTACCTCGCCGACCGCGGCATCCTCGGCACCTCGGTACTGTGGTTCGAGCAGGAGAACGGCGGGCCGCTGCCCCCCGAGAAGTACCGGCACCTGGCCATGGCGTCGGTGGGCACGCACGACATGCCGCCGACGGCGGGCTACCTCGCGGGCGAGCACGTCGACCTGCGCGAGCGGCTCGGCCTGCTCACGGAGCCCGTCGAGGTCGTCCGCCGCCGCGCCCGCGAGGAGCGCGAGGTGTTCGTGCGCGCGCTCGTCGAGCGCGGGCTCGTCGGCGAGGACGCGTCCGAGCGGGAGATCGTCGAGGCCATGCACCGCTATCTGCGCCGGGCGCCGTCGGCCCTGTTCGGCGTGCAGCTCGTCGACATGGTCGGGGAGCGGCGCTCGCAGAACCAGCCCGGCACCGACCAGGAGTACCCGAACTGGAAGGTGCCGCTGGGCGACGCCAACGGCAACCCGATCCTGCTCGAGGACCTGTTCGAGTCCCAGCGCCTGCGCAGCCTGATCGCGGCGCTCAACGCCGACGCCTGA
- the pepN gene encoding aminopeptidase N, whose product MPGQNLTRAEAIERAAAVTAVESYAIALDLTTGPTTFASTTTIRFSGTEGASTFLDLVAPTVRSVTLNGVDLDPAAVFADSRIALEDLAAENEVVVVADCAYTNTGEGLHRFVDPVDGEVYLYTQFEVPDARRVFATFEQPDLKATYQVTVTAPARWEVVSNQPTPEPVAEAGTVVVVEGKDAEATATWTFEPTPRLSTYLVALVAGPYAVVRDSLTSTDGREIPLGVFCRQSLSQYLDAGYIVDITRKGFAFYEEAFEYPYPFDKYDQLFVPEYNMGAMENPGCVTFTEAYVFRGSVPDGRKERRVVTILHELAHMWFGDLVTMKWWNDLWLNESFAEFASTLATAEATEWTEGWTTFAASEKTWAYRQDALPSTHPIVAEIRDLEDVYTNFDGITYAKGASVLKQLYAWVGREQFMKGLARYFRKHAFGNTVLRDLLVELEATSGRDLEAWSAAWLETAGTNTLTPSITVAADGTVESFEIHQTAPADHPTLRPHRLGIGYYSLDAAGAVVRTHQVIVDVDGPVTAVPELVGTQRPGLVLLNDDDLAFAKVRLDADSLAFAVANLAKISDSLTRGVIWGSAWDAVRDGEAPASSFVDLVLNNVSAETESTTVTMVLGQLGTAAGIYADPELRAAQTTRAADAVWGLATAAAPGSDLQLQLVRAFSALASGPEHVAPLAGLLSGEVVLAGREVDTDLRWDLLQGLVALGAAGDAEIDAAVAADDTANGRQAAARVRASKPTTADKEAAFASIVDVEDVPNAIIRATATGFRRVTDPAVLAPLVGRYVDALLPIWESRSYQMSEELIEGLYPLPVATAELRDAVRGWLDAHPDAAPSLRRMVVESLADTERALTAQAVDAAR is encoded by the coding sequence GTGCCCGGACAGAACCTGACCCGCGCCGAGGCGATCGAGCGCGCCGCCGCCGTGACCGCCGTCGAGTCGTACGCCATCGCGCTCGACCTGACCACCGGCCCGACCACCTTCGCGTCGACGACGACGATCCGCTTCAGCGGCACCGAGGGCGCCTCGACGTTCCTCGACCTGGTGGCCCCGACGGTCCGGTCCGTGACCCTCAACGGCGTCGACCTGGACCCGGCGGCCGTCTTCGCCGACTCGCGGATCGCGCTTGAGGACCTGGCGGCCGAGAACGAGGTCGTCGTCGTCGCGGACTGCGCCTACACCAACACGGGCGAGGGCTTGCACCGCTTCGTCGACCCGGTCGACGGCGAGGTGTACCTGTACACGCAGTTCGAGGTGCCCGACGCGCGCCGCGTCTTCGCGACGTTCGAGCAGCCGGACCTCAAGGCGACCTACCAGGTCACCGTGACCGCCCCCGCGCGCTGGGAGGTCGTGTCGAACCAGCCGACGCCGGAGCCCGTCGCCGAGGCCGGCACCGTCGTCGTGGTCGAGGGCAAGGACGCCGAGGCGACCGCGACGTGGACCTTCGAGCCGACGCCGCGCCTGTCCACCTACCTCGTGGCGCTCGTCGCGGGCCCCTACGCCGTCGTGCGCGACTCGCTGACCTCCACGGACGGGCGCGAGATCCCGCTGGGCGTGTTCTGCCGCCAGTCGCTGTCGCAGTACCTGGACGCCGGCTACATCGTCGACATCACGCGCAAGGGCTTCGCCTTCTACGAGGAGGCGTTCGAGTACCCGTACCCGTTCGACAAGTACGACCAGCTCTTCGTGCCCGAGTACAACATGGGCGCGATGGAGAACCCGGGCTGTGTCACGTTCACCGAGGCGTACGTGTTCCGCGGGTCGGTGCCGGACGGGCGCAAGGAGCGCCGCGTCGTGACGATCCTGCACGAGCTCGCGCACATGTGGTTCGGCGACCTGGTCACCATGAAGTGGTGGAACGACCTGTGGCTCAACGAGTCGTTCGCGGAGTTCGCCTCCACGCTCGCCACGGCCGAGGCCACCGAGTGGACCGAGGGCTGGACGACGTTCGCGGCGTCGGAGAAGACGTGGGCCTACCGGCAGGACGCCCTGCCGTCGACGCACCCGATCGTCGCCGAGATCCGCGACCTCGAGGACGTCTACACGAACTTCGACGGCATCACGTACGCCAAGGGCGCCTCGGTGCTCAAGCAGCTCTACGCGTGGGTGGGCCGCGAGCAGTTCATGAAGGGCCTCGCGCGCTATTTCCGCAAGCACGCGTTCGGCAACACCGTGCTGCGCGACCTGCTCGTCGAGCTCGAGGCCACGAGCGGCCGCGACCTCGAGGCGTGGAGCGCGGCCTGGCTGGAGACGGCCGGCACGAACACGCTCACCCCGTCGATCACGGTCGCCGCGGACGGCACGGTCGAGTCGTTCGAGATCCACCAGACCGCCCCCGCCGACCACCCGACGCTGCGCCCGCACCGCCTGGGCATCGGCTACTACTCGCTCGACGCCGCCGGCGCCGTGGTGCGCACGCACCAGGTGATCGTCGACGTCGACGGCCCGGTCACCGCGGTGCCCGAGCTCGTGGGGACGCAGCGCCCCGGCCTCGTCCTGCTCAACGACGACGACCTGGCCTTCGCCAAGGTGCGCCTCGACGCCGACTCGCTCGCGTTCGCCGTCGCGAACCTGGCGAAGATCAGCGACTCGCTGACCCGCGGCGTCATCTGGGGCTCCGCGTGGGACGCGGTGCGCGACGGCGAGGCCCCGGCGTCGTCGTTCGTGGACCTGGTGCTGAACAACGTCTCGGCCGAGACCGAGTCGACGACCGTGACGATGGTGCTGGGCCAGCTCGGCACGGCGGCCGGGATCTACGCCGACCCGGAGCTCCGGGCGGCGCAGACCACGCGGGCCGCCGACGCCGTGTGGGGCCTCGCCACCGCGGCGGCGCCCGGCTCGGACCTCCAGCTCCAGCTCGTGCGCGCCTTCTCGGCGCTCGCGTCGGGGCCGGAGCACGTGGCCCCGCTGGCCGGGCTCCTGTCCGGCGAGGTGGTGCTGGCGGGCCGCGAGGTCGACACCGACCTGCGCTGGGACCTGCTCCAGGGCCTGGTCGCGCTCGGCGCGGCGGGGGACGCCGAGATCGACGCCGCCGTCGCCGCGGACGACACGGCGAACGGCCGTCAGGCCGCCGCGCGCGTGCGCGCGTCGAAGCCGACGACGGCCGACAAGGAGGCCGCCTTCGCGTCGATCGTGGACGTCGAGGACGTGCCCAACGCGATCATCCGCGCGACCGCGACGGGCTTCCGCCGGGTGACCGACCCGGCCGTCCTCGCGCCGCTCGTCGGCCGGTACGTCGACGCGCTGCTGCCGATCTGGGAGTCGCGCTCGTACCAGATGTCGGAGGAGCTCATCGAGGGCCTCTACCCGCTCCCCGTCGCGACGGCCGAGCTGCGCGACGCGGTGCGCGGGTGGCTGGACGCCCACCCGGACGCGGCCCCGTCGCTGCGCCGCATGGTCGTCGAGAGCCTCGCGGACACCGAGCGGGCGCTGACGGCCCAGGCGGTCGACGCGGCACGCTGA
- a CDS encoding M13 family metallopeptidase codes for MTTEALRSGIDTDALDPATRPQDDLYRHVNGTWIATHEIPADRAMDGAFMKLRDLSEERVRDVITDLAAASDTEPGTTAAKIGDLYSAFMDTERIESLGTTPLAADLALVAGATSQAELTGVLGALQRTGGGGVVGFYVDNDAADPEQYRVYLYQSGLGLPDEAYYREDQYAPLREKYTPHVARMLRLGGATDVLGVDADEAAARVVALETRLAAHHWDVVKDRDATLTYNPTTLAELATRAPGFDWQTWATALGAPAGALDALVVREPSYAEGLAALWQSEPLADWQAWAAYRLVTARAPYLTAEIVEANFDFYGRTLSGAQEVRERWKRGVALVEGALGEAVGEQYVARHFPPAHKAKMDELVANLVAAYRESIEGLDWMTAETKAKALAKLEKFTPKIGYPVTWRDYSALVVDAGDVVGNVRRSNAFDLDHELNKVGKPLDRDEWFMTPQTVNAYYNPGMNEIVFPAAILQPPFFDPEADDAVNYGGIGGVIGHEIGHGFDDQGSKYDGDGRLEDWWTPADREEFEKRTGALIAQYDAFVPLQLGPDGAHVNGSLTIGENIGDLGGLSIALKAYRIALGGSLDDAPVVDGLTGLERVFLGWAQVWQAKGRDEEVQRRIATDPHSPNEFRCNGIVRNVDEFHETYGVAEGDGLWLAPEDRVRIW; via the coding sequence ATGACCACCGAAGCTCTGCGGTCCGGCATCGACACCGACGCCCTGGACCCTGCCACCCGTCCGCAGGACGACCTGTACCGGCACGTGAACGGCACCTGGATCGCGACGCACGAGATCCCCGCCGACCGTGCGATGGACGGCGCGTTCATGAAGCTGCGCGACCTGTCCGAGGAGCGCGTGCGCGACGTCATCACGGACCTCGCGGCGGCGTCGGACACGGAGCCCGGCACCACGGCGGCGAAGATCGGCGACCTGTACTCGGCCTTCATGGACACCGAGCGCATCGAGTCCCTCGGCACCACGCCGCTCGCCGCGGACCTCGCACTCGTCGCGGGCGCGACGTCGCAGGCCGAGCTGACGGGCGTGCTGGGCGCGCTGCAGCGCACGGGCGGCGGCGGCGTCGTCGGCTTCTACGTCGACAACGACGCCGCGGACCCCGAGCAGTACCGCGTCTACCTGTACCAGTCGGGCCTCGGCCTGCCGGACGAGGCGTACTACCGCGAGGACCAGTACGCGCCGCTGCGCGAGAAGTACACGCCGCACGTGGCTCGCATGCTGCGCCTGGGCGGCGCCACCGACGTGCTCGGCGTCGACGCCGACGAGGCCGCGGCCCGCGTCGTCGCGCTCGAGACCAGGCTGGCGGCCCACCACTGGGACGTCGTCAAGGACCGGGACGCGACGCTGACGTACAACCCGACGACGCTCGCCGAGCTGGCGACGCGTGCGCCCGGCTTCGACTGGCAGACGTGGGCGACCGCGCTCGGCGCCCCCGCGGGCGCCCTGGACGCGCTCGTGGTGCGCGAGCCCTCGTACGCCGAGGGGCTGGCCGCGCTGTGGCAGTCGGAACCGCTCGCCGACTGGCAGGCCTGGGCGGCCTACCGCCTGGTCACGGCCCGCGCCCCGTACCTCACGGCCGAGATCGTCGAGGCGAACTTCGACTTCTACGGCCGCACGCTCTCGGGTGCGCAGGAGGTGCGCGAGCGCTGGAAGCGCGGCGTCGCCCTCGTGGAGGGAGCGCTGGGCGAGGCCGTGGGCGAGCAGTACGTCGCCCGCCACTTCCCGCCCGCCCACAAGGCGAAGATGGACGAGCTCGTCGCCAACCTCGTGGCCGCGTACCGCGAGTCCATCGAGGGCCTGGACTGGATGACCGCCGAGACCAAGGCGAAGGCCCTGGCCAAGCTCGAGAAGTTCACGCCCAAGATCGGCTACCCGGTCACGTGGCGCGACTACTCCGCGCTGGTCGTCGACGCGGGCGACGTCGTCGGGAACGTGCGCCGCTCCAACGCGTTCGACCTGGACCACGAGCTGAACAAGGTGGGCAAGCCGCTCGACCGCGACGAGTGGTTCATGACCCCTCAGACCGTCAACGCGTACTACAACCCGGGCATGAACGAGATCGTCTTCCCGGCCGCGATCCTCCAGCCCCCGTTCTTCGACCCGGAGGCCGACGACGCCGTGAACTACGGCGGCATCGGCGGCGTCATCGGGCACGAGATCGGCCACGGCTTCGACGACCAGGGCTCCAAGTACGACGGCGACGGCCGGCTCGAGGACTGGTGGACGCCGGCGGACCGCGAGGAGTTCGAGAAGCGCACCGGCGCCCTCATCGCCCAGTACGACGCGTTCGTCCCTCTCCAGCTCGGCCCCGACGGCGCACACGTCAACGGCAGCCTGACGATCGGCGAGAACATCGGCGACCTGGGCGGCCTGTCGATCGCGCTCAAGGCCTACCGGATCGCGCTGGGCGGGTCGCTCGACGACGCTCCCGTCGTCGACGGGCTCACCGGCCTGGAGCGCGTGTTCCTCGGCTGGGCGCAGGTGTGGCAGGCCAAGGGCCGCGACGAGGAGGTGCAGCGCCGGATCGCCACCGACCCGCACTCCCCCAACGAGTTCCGCTGCAACGGCATCGTGCGCAACGTGGACGAGTTCCACGAGACCTACGGGGTGGCCGAGGGCGACGGCCTCTGGCTGGCGCCCGAGGACCGCGTCCGCATCTGGTAG
- a CDS encoding ribose-5-phosphate isomerase, translating to MRLHIGTDHAGFELKNTLVEHLRSEGHDVVDHGAHVYDALDDYPAFCISAAEAVVAEPGSLGIVIGGSGNGEQLAANRVTGIRAILAWSVETAKLGRQHNDANVISVGGRMHTVEEATAIVEAFLAEPFSGDERHQRRIDQMSAYEAQRDAR from the coding sequence ATGCGTCTTCACATCGGCACCGACCACGCCGGATTCGAGCTCAAGAACACCCTCGTCGAGCATCTGCGCTCCGAGGGCCACGACGTCGTCGACCACGGCGCGCACGTCTACGACGCGCTCGACGACTACCCGGCGTTCTGCATCTCCGCGGCCGAGGCCGTCGTCGCGGAGCCCGGCTCGCTCGGCATCGTCATCGGCGGCTCCGGCAACGGCGAGCAGCTCGCCGCCAACCGCGTCACCGGCATCCGCGCCATCCTCGCCTGGTCGGTCGAGACGGCGAAGCTCGGCCGCCAGCACAACGACGCCAACGTCATCTCCGTCGGCGGGCGCATGCACACCGTCGAGGAGGCCACGGCGATCGTCGAGGCGTTCCTCGCCGAGCCGTTCTCCGGCGACGAGCGCCACCAGCGCCGCATCGACCAGATGTCGGCGTACGAGGCCCAGCGCGACGCGCGTTGA
- a CDS encoding Fpg/Nei family DNA glycosylase — translation MPEGHTVHRLARAFADLFGGQALAVTSPQGRFAAGASLVSGRVLVASEAWGKQLFLGFAPAGSRSSGAGSRDPGPEMQPELWLRVHLGLYGAWTFATDGSADVVHAIGAPRKRVGESETPLPEEAEPRDGEAWDVPGPRGAVRARLLGAHAVADLTGPTACEVITPADKAAVEARLGPDPVRPDGGRASLAEARAAFVATVRRSRVVVGQQLMDQAVVAGVGNIYRAEALFRAGLDPMRPGRDVDPAVLGDVWDDLVLLMHDGVARGAIVTTRPEDRGPDAPGIRAAGGAAALGATTRRHERRAPVPPGAVAREESFYVYQRDGLPCRVCGTPVLVKDLAGRSLYWCGVCQA, via the coding sequence GTGCCCGAGGGTCACACCGTCCACCGCCTCGCGAGGGCGTTCGCCGACCTGTTCGGCGGCCAGGCGCTCGCCGTGACCAGCCCGCAGGGCCGGTTCGCGGCGGGCGCCTCGCTCGTGTCCGGGCGCGTGCTCGTCGCGAGCGAGGCGTGGGGCAAGCAGCTCTTCCTGGGCTTCGCCCCCGCGGGGTCCCGGTCGTCCGGCGCCGGGTCGAGGGACCCGGGACCGGAGATGCAGCCCGAGCTGTGGCTTCGCGTCCACCTGGGCCTCTACGGCGCGTGGACGTTCGCGACGGACGGCAGCGCCGACGTCGTCCACGCGATCGGCGCCCCGCGCAAGCGCGTCGGCGAGAGCGAGACGCCGCTGCCGGAGGAGGCCGAGCCGCGGGACGGCGAGGCCTGGGACGTCCCCGGGCCGCGGGGTGCCGTCCGGGCCCGGCTGCTCGGTGCGCACGCCGTCGCCGACCTCACCGGGCCCACCGCGTGCGAGGTCATCACGCCCGCGGACAAGGCGGCGGTCGAGGCGCGGCTCGGGCCCGACCCGGTCCGCCCCGACGGCGGCCGCGCCTCGCTCGCGGAGGCCCGCGCGGCGTTCGTGGCGACGGTGCGCCGCTCGCGCGTCGTCGTCGGGCAGCAGCTCATGGACCAGGCGGTCGTGGCGGGCGTGGGCAACATCTACCGGGCGGAGGCGCTCTTCCGCGCCGGGCTCGACCCGATGCGCCCGGGCCGGGACGTCGACCCGGCCGTCCTGGGCGACGTGTGGGACGACCTCGTGCTGCTCATGCACGACGGCGTCGCGCGCGGCGCGATCGTCACCACGCGGCCGGAGGACCGCGGGCCGGACGCGCCCGGCATCCGTGCCGCCGGGGGAGCGGCCGCGCTCGGCGCGACCACGCGACGCCACGAGCGGCGCGCGCCCGTGCCACCCGGCGCCGTCGCGCGGGAGGAGTCGTTCTACGTCTACCAGCGCGACGGCCTGCCGTGCCGCGTCTGCGGCACGCCCGTGCTGGTCAAGGACCTCGCCGGGCGGTCGCTCTACTGGTGCGGGGTCTGCCAGGCCTGA
- a CDS encoding MGMT family protein — protein MPAQPPQDPVEEYAAAVLALARRIPSGRAMTYGLIAEIVAETLHRGGPRQVGQVMAGSGSRYAHLVPEGAAVVGPAQDTNGVPWWRVVNAAGAPPPQYASTALDALRAEGTPLTKDGTRIALRRAIWYPGIDDAPPC, from the coding sequence GTGCCCGCTCAGCCCCCGCAGGACCCGGTCGAGGAGTATGCCGCCGCCGTCCTCGCGCTCGCCCGGCGCATCCCGTCGGGCCGGGCGATGACGTACGGCCTCATCGCCGAGATCGTCGCCGAGACGCTGCACCGCGGTGGTCCGCGCCAGGTCGGCCAGGTGATGGCGGGCTCGGGCAGCCGGTACGCGCACCTCGTCCCCGAGGGTGCGGCGGTCGTCGGGCCGGCGCAGGACACCAACGGCGTGCCCTGGTGGCGCGTGGTCAACGCGGCGGGTGCCCCGCCGCCGCAGTACGCGTCGACGGCCCTCGACGCGCTGCGCGCCGAGGGCACGCCGCTCACCAAGGACGGCACGCGCATCGCGTTGCGCCGGGCGATCTGGTACCCCGGCATCGACGACGCGCCCCCGTGCTGA
- a CDS encoding LLM class F420-dependent oxidoreductase, which produces MRIGIQTGYWSRRPPRGIVPALRTAEALGLDSVWTAEAYGSDAFTPLAWWGSRTRRVRLGTGIAQMAARTPTATAMQALTLDHLSGGRFVLGLGASGPQVVEGWYGQPYGRPLARTREYVDIVRQVLARERPVTASGAFFRLPVPADVAGATGLGKPLKPTVHPLRAELPVVLAAQGPRNVALAAEIADGWMAGFYAPRTDAEHRALLAEGFTARSGARTPSSAFEVLATVPVVVRDDVEEAADVLRPHVALYVGGMGSKEANFHKASLDRLGYADALDEVQAHFLAGRKDEAAKAVPRALIEEVALVGPAAKVRADLSRWEGTAVTTLLLQGDPASMLAALAAAESRRGTAGAAVRSAAGAALARVAPRRV; this is translated from the coding sequence ATGCGCATCGGCATCCAGACCGGCTACTGGTCCCGCAGGCCCCCGCGGGGCATCGTTCCGGCGCTGCGCACGGCCGAGGCGCTGGGCCTGGACTCGGTCTGGACGGCGGAGGCGTACGGGTCGGACGCCTTCACGCCGCTCGCCTGGTGGGGCTCGCGCACGCGGCGGGTGCGGCTCGGCACGGGGATCGCACAGATGGCGGCCCGCACGCCGACAGCGACCGCGATGCAGGCGCTCACGCTCGACCACCTCTCCGGCGGAAGGTTCGTGCTCGGCCTCGGGGCGTCCGGGCCGCAGGTCGTCGAGGGCTGGTACGGACAGCCGTACGGGCGCCCGCTCGCCCGCACCCGCGAGTACGTCGACATCGTGCGGCAGGTGCTCGCCCGCGAGCGCCCCGTCACTGCGTCCGGGGCGTTCTTCCGCCTCCCGGTGCCCGCCGACGTCGCCGGGGCGACCGGGCTCGGCAAGCCGCTCAAGCCCACCGTCCACCCGCTGCGGGCGGAGCTGCCGGTCGTGCTGGCCGCGCAGGGCCCGCGCAACGTCGCGCTCGCCGCCGAGATCGCCGACGGCTGGATGGCCGGCTTCTACGCCCCCCGCACCGACGCCGAGCACCGGGCGCTGCTCGCGGAGGGCTTCACCGCCCGCAGCGGGGCGCGGACGCCGTCGTCGGCGTTCGAGGTGCTGGCGACGGTGCCCGTCGTCGTGCGCGACGACGTCGAGGAGGCCGCGGACGTGCTGCGGCCGCACGTGGCGCTCTACGTGGGCGGCATGGGGTCCAAGGAGGCGAACTTCCACAAGGCGTCCCTCGACCGCCTGGGGTACGCGGACGCGCTCGACGAGGTGCAGGCGCACTTCCTCGCGGGGCGCAAGGACGAGGCCGCGAAGGCGGTCCCGCGCGCGCTGATCGAGGAGGTCGCGCTCGTGGGCCCGGCGGCGAAGGTGCGCGCGGACCTCTCCCGGTGGGAGGGGACGGCGGTCACGACGCTGCTGCTGCAGGGCGATCCGGCCTCGATGCTCGCAGCGCTCGCGGCGGCGGAGTCCCGCCGGGGCACGGCGGGTGCCGCCGTGCGCTCGGCGGCGGGGGCGGCGCTCGCCCGAGTCGCGCCGCGGCGCGTCTGA
- a CDS encoding MmcQ/YjbR family DNA-binding protein has protein sequence MATIEDVSRLAAALPDVVEGTRTGHATGLHWAVGTKTFAWERAFSKADLRRFGDEPVPGGPILAVVVEDLGEKQSVLEDGMPGFFTIPHFDGYAAVLVQLDAVRETDLEEALLEAWATVAPPDVARAFLGGG, from the coding sequence ATGGCCACGATCGAGGACGTCTCCCGCCTCGCCGCTGCGCTGCCCGACGTCGTCGAGGGCACCCGGACCGGGCACGCCACGGGCCTGCACTGGGCCGTCGGGACGAAGACGTTCGCGTGGGAGCGGGCGTTCAGCAAGGCCGACCTCCGGCGGTTCGGCGACGAGCCCGTGCCCGGCGGCCCGATCCTCGCCGTCGTCGTCGAGGACCTCGGCGAGAAGCAGTCGGTGCTCGAGGACGGCATGCCCGGGTTCTTCACGATCCCGCACTTCGACGGCTACGCGGCCGTGCTCGTCCAGCTCGACGCCGTCCGGGAGACCGACCTGGAGGAGGCGCTCCTGGAGGCGTGGGCGACGGTGGCCCCGCCGGACGTCGCCCGGGCCTTCCTCGGCGGCGGCTGA